In Setaria italica strain Yugu1 chromosome IX, Setaria_italica_v2.0, whole genome shotgun sequence, the genomic stretch AAGTTTGGGGGACGGTGGCTTCCCTTCTTTATTTGTTCGTTTGATTTTTATTCGATTTTCTGACCCCTTTTCGCGACTGGTCATCTCTTTTGTCTCGATGGAGGAAGGAAAGAGGTGGAAGCTGCGGTGGCCGCCTGGCTGGTGGGGGAGCAAGACGGTTGGTGGCGCGGCTGGCGGGTGCGTGCTGGAAGCCTGGCTGCGGCTGGAACCTGGAAAATGTGAGGCGTTGCTCTTTGTAGTGGGCTTCCTGGGTTGGCCTTCTAGTCTTAGATGTAATTGGGCTTTCAGTTATGGTGAGCCCCCGACACGGCCTGCCGAATGCGGCTCGGCCTCGACTGCtacttcagtttttttttcccctgttGGTGGATCTGTGAAGCGTAAGCGTAGCCTGGACTCTGGTCTCTGGAGCGTGGTCGGTCGCTAGTCAGTCTCAAAGACCAACGACGACGAGAGTCTGGATAACTCGAGTCGATTCCGGCCTTTCTCTTCCTTCACATTTTTGCAACCTGGGTCCGGGACAAATTAAAGCTTGATACATGCAACAACACTTCATATAAATCCATTCGTGCTTTTACCAAACATAACAACAGATCGGAGGGAGATACTCCACTGCTCGTTAATTGTCTCCTTTGATTGGTCCAAACTCCAGAACCTCCGTTCCGGAGGAACAAAGCCGACTCCATGCTGAAAGCTGGTTATTTTTCCAATATACTCGTGTGTTACCTCCGTCCAACAGCAGCTAAAGCCCAATCAggcagaggagagagagaaagagaggggcaGCGAGCGAAACTGGGAATAAAGCACCAACCGTCACTGTCTAACCGTTCAAAATTCTTAATTTCTCATTTAGAATTACAGTTTCAAatctcagaattacaacatttACATGAGCGGCATGTTGATCTAACGTTACAAAGTCAGTCGAAAAGAAGGCTAAAAGCACAGGCCAAATGAAGAGCGGCATGTGTGCAAAGGACGGAATGGCCGTGGGTTTGATCCATCCCCAGTATCCCACCGCTCCAATCTCCATCCCGCATGCACATGTCCGGCCACGCCCATAAACCCACTGCTGCCGCGAGCTGCGAGGCCGACCGGAATTTTCTCGCCGGCGTCGTGCGGCTTCTCCCATCTCAAGCCAGCGATCGGGTCGCGTACGGGCCTCTTCGAACTGATCTTTGCAGGTTCCAAAACGAACGGTACAGGGCGACACCGTCGTAGCATGGGAAAAACCGGGCGCCGGCATCCTCATCGATCTCATCTCACCGTGTCCGTGTGGTCTGATGAGCTCCGAGGGAACCGAAGCTGGCGGCTTCGTTTGGACACGTCAATGGTGCCTCGTCTCTGTGATGATGCACATGGTGGCAGCCTAGCACGGGGATCGAGCTACTAGTTGCAGCCGCCACCTTGCAAAAGGTGTTAGGGAGCTGGAATCATATACTCCTAATAAGCTACAAACTTAGGACACTTTAATCTCGATTTATTCGCGGTAATGGTAATCTGCTGCCAGCTTATCCCAAGATTGTAGACTGGATGGATCAGTGCGGGGAGAAAAAGGATTGGCTTCTCTCTCAAGAATGTGGTGAAGAAATGGACGTGCAATGAGCGTGTTAGTTAATGCTTATCCGTGCGAAAAGGACGTGACATAACAGAAAAGATGTTATGGTTATGGAAATGGTCTTTATAAAGTATGGTTTGTTTTTATTTGGATGATATATTCTAGAGAATCCCTGAGGAGAAAAAAGATACGGAGCATATTCTAGAGAGAAGTAGACTTGTCATATCAGTGGTATTATTACAGTGATAAAGAATTTAAAAGATGTCATCCCTCTCTTGATTTTGGGTTATCACCCTACTTTGGTCGTCAATTGTGTTTTTGATGACCCACCGAAGTAGGGGTAAAAATTGACTTTTTTCGACCGAAGAAACATAACTCCTTCGCTCTTGAAATGTTAATCGTTGATCATAGAAAGTTGTTTTGTGTTGCAGCACACTTAAATCTCAGTGGACACATTCTCGAAAGAAGAGTACCTAACTGGTCTAATTGGAATAGtgagcaagtacattgctacatcTCAGCAGTTTCGAAACTAGGTCGTCTCATACAGTGTCATATAGGATTTTTGCTGAtatggaggagagagggtgaGGAGAGAGATCGTTGTTTCGCAGAATTAAACAACCACCTCATAGGCTAGTTTGACACGACTACTCCACCATTGTAGGAGTTGTGGtcactcataatattttttttcatgcgCAAATTAAGAAAATTGTACAGATTGTTTGTTaagtcgtctcaagattacatgTTAATGCATAAGATCATTTATTAAGATTATTTATTAGACAACACCAATGTAGTTACCCTAACAACTTGACATGACGTGTAGTAAACACCCATGACATGAGCGGGATCAAGCGGGTGTCCAGAATGAACGAGTTTCTATTGttcctttctctcttctcttctcaacATGAGTTTGCATTGGTTTTAGTGGCTTACAGGCCCGGCTCTGACCCCCGGGCATGAGGGGCGACGGCCAAGGGCCATTCCGAGAGGGGGCCCAAAATTTCTAAGTCTACGTACAGTGGCGGAGCTGGGATCAATGCTCGGGGAGTCGGGGGCAATTTGCCTCGTGAAAACTAACGTGTACACATACGCTAGAGCAATTAGTCACTAACTGAAAAATGGCAAATAATATGACCTGCGATTTTGCCAAAGCCAATGCTAATGCTACTGATTCAAACTTTTTCGTTTCCAAGTGCCCTAGTTCATATTTGCATTGGAAAATACAATGACATTATATTTAGCGCGCTAGCAAAACCAAGCTAGCAAAACCAAACTACAGGATGCAAAAAATATCATGCGACCATCCAATTGCTCGCGACGTCCTTCGCCAAGGTGAGCCGTGGCCAAGCTGTAGCTCCGCCAGTGTACCTAGTACGTATACCTGCTGCATATGTATGACTACGTGAGGCAACGAGGCCCAGGCCTGCTGGTATACGTACCACGTATAAACGAATCGTAGAAAAATGAATAATCGTCGCTCGCGTCCGTCGTCCCTGCCGTCGCAAAATCAAGCGACGCACTCGCAGGTCGTGTCTGCCACTCGTCGGCATCTGATCCTTGTCCACAAAATCAAAACAAAGTTAGCAAACCAATCTTCAATTATTTGCCCTCACCCCTGTGCAAGTCAATCGGCAAAGGGTCCTCATCCCGCTCTGCCTGCTCACAAGCATCATTAGAGTCCGGTTCTTaatttaaggtaattaaataatcATACTAGTTTTCATTTTGATGCTCTTTTAGTTTGTAATATCATATTATTTTCCAAGAATTAAGTACACATTATAAGCACTGCTATCTCTTATTTATGTTATAACTGAAAAAATATTTAGATTAAAGGACCTATAGTTTCCGGTTGCTCAAGGGTCGTGAAAACTTAGAGCCGGTCCTGTGGCTTATGGATGGTCATGAGGTCGAACGCAATATTATTTCTATTGAGTTTTCTAGAACTATTAGATTGATGGTATTTTTATTAGTTGTGAATAAAAGGAAAACATGCTGCTGGAGTATCGTGAGATGCTGCCATGGAAAAAAGTGGGTTAACCTTTTGCAATTAGAAAAAGAAGTTGCCTTTTCTTCCTGACATGTTGACATCTAATTGTGCACACATTCTCGAAGGAGCAGGACCTAATCGGCCAAACTCGAGCAGTGGCCGACTATTCGACGTGATCCGTAGTAAAAACCCATGATACGAGGGCGTGATCAAGTGGGTGTTCGGAATGGACGAATTTTCCGTTGGCTTGGTGCGCGCGATCATGTGGATGCGCCTGAATGCATGTGGTGCTCGAAAGAAGGGGTTGGAAATGCAGCACTGCACGAGTGTTCAAGCGTCTTTTGTACACTGCCGTTTGGATTCTTGAGCTAAAGTACAGTCCATATCACATTAAATTTTGGGaggctaattaagaggactaaatataagttaattataaaactaattacacggatggagactaattcgcgagacgaatctattaagcctaattaatctatgattagtacatgtttactgtagcatcacattgtcaaattatgaattaattaggctcgtgaattatgcaattggttttataattagtatatgggggtgtttgggaggagggggctaaattttagcccctgtcatatcgaatgtttgacactaattaggagtattaaacctagactaattacaaaactaattacacaacccctaggctaaatcgtgagaagaatctattaagcctaattagtccatgatttgacaatgtggtgctacagtaaccattcactaatgatggattaattagacttaatagattcgtctcgcgatttagcctaggggttctgcaattagttttgtaattagcttatatttagtcctcctaaattagtatccgaatatccgatgtgacaggattaaagtttagccccctcctcccaaacacccctattTAGTACTCGTAATTAGTACATTTGATATTTGATACGACGAGAAACTTTAGGTGGAGATGAGTCGAGCGAAATGGATCCGTCCCAACTCCCCGAGAAGCACAGTAGTGAACATCACCTACTCATCGACGCGACGTTTGTCTGGCACTTTGGCAGGGTAGGGGTCGAGGTCCAGCAACATGGGAATATGTAGCAGGCGCTCCTATAGGCTGTAGATCTCTTGAAGAGTGCAGTCGGCCATGACCTATAGCATCTGTTGGTGACGCCTACAGCGGCATCTCCCTCGTCGGTTTTGTCCCTTCTCTTGACCATCGCACCCTGTTACAGCGACCACACAAGCTCAGTGTGCCAACTGCTTCCACGCGTGGCTACGTAGAAAAAAGATGCAGCGTCTGTCCGACCGAGAACCGAGATTCATCACACTTGTAGTGCAGAGAGTACACAATGGAAAAGCCGAAAAGGTAAGGTTCATTCGGTGCACGCACGGGAGTACGAGCCGTGTGTGCTGTCGCTTCTGATCGAAAGGGGAGAGCGCGAACCGCGAGCCGGTCGCGCCCGGCGTTTACCATGCCATGATGGCAATGGCCAAGCCGTGCTGCCTGCGCGCGGCCAAATGGCTAATACCCACGTCAAAACGGTGCCACCGTCTCATCCGCTACCCACCCCGCGTGGCGCCGAGGTCTATTCTTTAGCCATTCCCCCGGGGCCCCGAACCCCAAGTCGCTTTCGGCGTTGCCGTTCCCTTCTCAGAAGCATCTGGTCGCTCGCTCCGTCGCTACGAGACCCCCACAAAACGGGGTAAAatgaaggaggagaagaaaagggagaCGGAACCGTCTCGTGGCTTCCATGCCTCTGGTCTACCACGGACGGGACCCAGCCACCCAGGGCGGCAGGGCGCCGATGCTGCACTAATCAAAGCAAAGCCACTTTTCCGGTGGGGCCCATTTGTCGGTCTCGAGTAAGGCCCCCACCTGCAGCGCCTTTCTTCCTTCGGACTTGGAAGTTTCATGTCACTGACATGCCGGCCCCGCTTGGGGGGCCCACGCATCAGCGAGGCACGGCCCAACGTTCTTTCTAGACGCCGCCACGCAAGTACGCAACCCGTCACGCTGAGGAGCATGTCACTAGATCCACTGACACTTGGGGCCCACGAACGGACGTGCGGGTCTGCGGGCACACGTTCGCGGTTCGCGTGGCGGGGCTACGCGTCCGCAGAGCGCTGCACCGCGCGGTTCCACGCGACCACGCCGCGTGCGTCGTATAAAGTTGGGCATCTGGCACCTCCCTGCTCTGTTCTcgcctcaccaccaccaccgtcgccaCCGCACCACACCACCACTCGCGGCAGAGGGCCACCGGGCAGGAGCGCGCTTGAACGAAGCCGAGCCGGCAGCCATGTCGGCCCCGAAGCTGGACCGCACCCCGAGCATCCGGGACCGCGTCGAGGACACCCTCCACGCGCACCGCAACGAGCTCGTCGCCCTCCTCTCCAAGTAAGCGCCGCCCCCCAAAGCCCCGATCATCCCTCGCCGCTGGCCTCTGATTGTTCGGCTGTTCCTCTgatgcggcggccgcggcaggtACGTGAACAAGGGGACGTGCATCCTGCAGCCGCACCACATCCTCGACGCGCTCGACGAGGTCCAGGGCTCCGAGGGCCGCGCGCTCGCCGAGGGCTCCTTCCTCGACGTCCTCCGCTCCGCGCAGGAGGCGATCGTGGTTCCGCCGTTCGTGGCCATCGCGGTGCGCCCGCGGCCGGGGGTGTGGGAGTACGTCCGCGTCAACGTGCACGAGCTCAGCGTCGAGCAGCTCACCATCCCGGAGTACCTGTGCTTCAAGGAGGCGCTCGTCGACGGCCAGTATGTGCTGCTTCCCCATCCCCTGTTCCTATCCTCTGCTTTGCTTTTTGAGGAAGTTTGTGGTGGTCAGTTTAATTTAGCGCGTTTTCGCGTCAAAGTGGTCGTGGTCACTAGTACTTTGTTGTTCGATTTGGTGGGCGGACGTGGGCCTATTGGGCGGTTACTCGTGGTTTCGGAGAGGGGAACATCACAAAATTCGGTCCGACTTCTCTAAGCAAAGTCACCGAAATAAACAATGATCTGAGTCCTGGTGAAATGCAGTCTGACTTTGCCGATTTTTACCGTAGCACACGTGCACTGAGCCATCCATCTGTGAACGAACTGACTAAAATCATCAAAAGTCACGAAGTACTGTTGAGCTCTGACTTTACTTCAGCAAGTCAGGGGATCACGGCGCACGGAAATACGGAATTGACTTGGGTCGGAGCAACAATAAACTGTTTCCTAAATTGTGGGTCAGTTGATTAGCTTTGTGGTGGCCCATTCACGTTGACGCTCCAATTGAGTGGTAAATATGGCAAATCTGTATTTTGTTTAGGCACATGCTTGAGGACGAAATAAGCTGCTAACAACTTTCGGACTATATCGTTTCCTAGATTGATGTATGCAATAAATTGGTAAAAAGTACCTTTCAGGGTTGATCTGTGGCTCTGTGCTAGAGACCGGAGCTTTGCTTTTGAGAGATCCCTGATATAATGAGCATCTTTTGCACTGTTTTTATGTTTAGCCGTAATATTCAGTATCACTTTGTTATAGGAGCATCTTAAGTATCCTGTCTATTCTTAGTACTCTTATCACCACAAATTTGAACTGTATCCAAAATGGCAGGCACAATGATCCCTACTTGCTTGAGCTTGACTTCGAGCCATTCAATGTCTCAGTCCCGCGCCCTAATCGGTCATCGTCTATTGGAAATGGCGTGCAGTTTCTCAATCGACACTTGTCCTCGATCATGTTCCGCAACAGGGATTGCCTGGAGCCCCTGCTGGATTTCCTCCGTGGCCACCGGCACAAGGGGCATGTAAGTTGTGCTACAGATGGAAATTTGGGTCTTACATATGTATGATGTTACTGTTGATACTGAAAGCTATACGTGTGTGGTTATTGGTTATAGGTTATGATGCTAAACGATAGGATCCAGAGCTTGGGGAGGCTTCAGTCTGTGCTGACCAAAGCTGAGGAGCACTTGTCAAAGCTCCCAGCTGACACACCATACTCACAATTTGCTTATCAGTAAGTTTGATCTACCACATTGAGCTGAATGCTAGTTTCCTATAGTACTTAGATGGTAGTAGTTTGGCACTTTTTGGTAGTGACTACTTGCTGGGGTTTGAGTTTCTCAATCCTGCAATGACCAGTTGTGAACTACTTTAGCTTTCAATTTGCTATAGGTTTTAGGTTTCTCAAAGCCGATCTAGAAACCTTTTTGACGAACAATACTTCCAACAACTTAAGTTTCATGTATACTCAGTTCTTCCAAACAAGCATTTGCTTGCCCTTGTGTAAGCATTATATACTGGTCATGTTGACATACCATCGATCTGGTTTTGCATATGTATCTTTTCTAGAATGAACTGCAGTATCTCTTTGACATATAATAAAATTTGATGGAATATGTCACATTCTAGAAGAACAGTTAGCTGTAACACatgtatatgtttttttttcttttggtaacATTCAGATTTCAAGAATGGGGCCTGGAGAAAGGTTGGGGGGATACAGCTGAACATATCTTGGAAATGATTCATCTACTTCTGGATATCCTTCAAGCCCCTGATCCATCTACACTGGAGACATTCTTGGGAAGGATCCCCATGATTTTTAATGTTGTTGTAGTATCCCCTCATGGATACTTTGGTCAAGCTAATGTATTAGGTTTGCCAGACACAGGAGGACAGGTAAATTGAGGACGTTGACCATGATGTTTAACAGATCAATCTTTTTCACGACCCTTCACTGTATGTATCTCATGTCATGAGTTTACTTTGTTGGTGTCAGATTGTCTATATACTGGACCAAGTTCGTGCATTAGAGAATGAGATGGTTCTTCGGTTAAAGAAACAAGGGCTTGATGTTACCCCAAAGATTCTCATTGTAAGttcattttttatttgacaTGTTTCAAGTTTAGCATCGGTAGGAGCTATATTTTCTCTGTACATGCTGAGTTGCTTTGTTCAGCTGTTCCATTCTATTTTTTGGTGCTGTTGTATACTGGTACAGTTTCTTTTAACTTTCTTAAAGGAAAAAGAAGcacttttaattatttttttcattttctttttattatgtGGTTCAGGTTACTCGGCTGATACCAGATGCAAAAGGGACATCATGCAATCAGCGGCTTGAGAGAATTAGTGGAACACAGCATACATACATATTACGAGTTCCTTTTAGAAATGAAAATGGTATACTGAAGAAATGGATATCAAGATTTGATGTCTGGCCATACTTGGAGAGATTTGCTGAGGCGAGTATCATTGGTTCCGTATTGTTCTTTACAAACATTGATTCCTCATATGCATAACTTCTCTGTGTATCAGTTTTTTAGTCTTGCCTGAGTTTTGCTACTTCAATACAGTGTTTTTGTTTCTCATTTGATAAAAGGCTGTAATTATTTTGTTTTACACAGGACGCTGCTGGTGAAATTGCTGCAGAATTACAGGGCACTCCGGACTTCATAATTGGAAACTACAGTGATGGAAATCTTGTGGCATCCTTGCTGTCTTATAAGATGGGAATTACCCAGGTATGACTTGTTAATTTTACTTGTGGTCTTGCACTTGTTTCTTCACTAATTATACCAGCACATTCCTTGCAGTGCAATATTGCTCATGCTCTGGAAAAGACAAAATATCCAGATTCAGACATATACTGGAAGAAGTTCGATGAGAAGTATCATTTCTCTTGTCAATTCACTGCTGATATAATTTCTATGAACAATGCTGATTTTATCATCACCAGCACATACCAAGAAATTGCTGGAAGGTTTTCTTCTCTTTCCTGTTGGCCGTTGTAATTAACTTTTTGACTTCATCATTTGCTAATTAATTTGATCGCACAAATAAGCATATTGAATCAAGTACACACATGCAACTAATATACTAACTTTTCTTAAACGAAATAATATGCTAATTTTAAGATACCGTATTGGTTGTAACCAGGTAGGATGTGCAAATGTACAATCCAAGCTTTTCAAATTACTCTTGCATGGGTTCTTATCACATATGGATACTAGCTATCATTCATTTCCTAGAAGATGCTCAtacttattttaatttttttcatctCAGCAAAAACACTGTTGGACAGTATGAGAGCCACACAGCTTTTACTCTTCCTGGTCTGTACCGTGTTGTCCATGGGATTGATGTCTTTGATCCAAAGTTCAATATAGTCTCTCCTGGAGCGGACATGTCAATATATTTTCCACACACTGAGAAGGCCAAGCGGCTCACTTCTTTTCATGGTTCAATAGAAAGTTTGATTTATGATCCAGAGCAAAATGATGAACACATGTGAGTACTTTATGTTACTTTGGTCCTTTTTTGAGGTTCTTTAGTTAAGGAGTTTATGTGGATGTCTCCTGCAATACTTTTCTAATTTGGTCTCTGAAGTCACTGCTGATGGTATGGTTACTGGTTTGGGTCGTTTTAAGATTTATTTTTCGTGATAATGTACTTGACACGATTTTTATTTGGAGGATTGTAGATACTGTTGACATATTGCTCTTTGATTATTTCTGACAATGACAATTGTTCCTCTAATTTGCAGTGGGTATCTGGATGACCGATCAAAACCCATCCTCTTCTCCATGGCAAGACTTGACAGGGTGAAGAACATAACAGGACTGGTTGAAGCTTTTGCTAAATGCTCTAAGCTGAGAGAGCTGGTAAACCTTGTTGTCGTCGCTGGGTATAATGATGTAAAGAAGTCCAAGGACAGAGAAGAGATTGCAGAGATAGAGAAGATGCACGAACTTATTAAAACCTACAACTTGTTCGGGCAGTTCCGTTGGATCTCTGCTCAGACAAACAGGGCCCGCAACGGCGAGCTCTATCGCTACATAGCTGATACTCATGGTGCCTTTGTACAGGTAGGCTCTGAACTTTACAAGTTAGTGGTTCTTCTATAGATGACATAAGGATGGTTCAAGTGGCTTCCATACTGACTTGAGACGTCATACTACTGCAGCCAGCATTTTATGAAGCATTTGGTCTCACTGTCGTGGAGGCCATGACCTGTGGACTTCCTACTTTCGCGACACTCCATGGAGGGCCAGCTGAGATTATTGAGCATGGCATCTCAGGCTTCCACATTGACCCTTACCATCCTGATCAGGCTGCTAACCTGATGGCTGATTTCTTCGAACGAAGCAAGCAAGAACCCAACCACTGGGTGAAAATATCTGAAGCAGGACTTCAGCGCATATACGAAAAGTCGGTGCTGCCAATCCTGTTAGTGAGCATGAGTGCGTGCCTTCTTTTTCACATGGTCTCGTGTGTGATGTTTGTTTTCTCTGTGGCACATACCAGGTACACATGGAAGATTTACTCTGAGAGGTTGATGACATTGGCTGGGGTCTACGGTTTCTGGAAGTATGTTTCGAAGCTCGAGAGGCGGGAGACAAGGCGATACCTTGAGATGTTCTACATATTGAAGTTCCGCGAGCTGGTAGGCTCTGTTCTCAACTCTGTTTGCTCAATATGCCGTTCCACCAAGATTAGATTAACTAGAAATCTATCTAAACAGTGCACTACTTCCTTGTAAGATTGATTGGCTTCTGCTTTCCCTACATGCAGGTGAAGACGGTGCCGCTTGCGATTGACCAGCCACAGTAACTCCCATTCTGGAGCTCGCAGCTTGCTCCACTGTTATGTAGTAGTACTTGGGACAAAACTGAAGCTTATCAGAGGGAAGGAGATGCAGTGATCAAGGTGCGGCGGACGATAATAACTAATAAAATGTGCTTGCGCGCCCGGTCTGTCTTGTGCTGAACCTGGTGCCTCCGTGACTACATTGGCTGAACATGTTGGGTTATGTGTACATATGTGATTCGCCTGTAGCGTCAGGCTGCAGTTGTCTGGTATTGTAGCTCTTATTACTGTAAAACTTTTAAGCTGTTGGCTGCAATTTCTCTgcaaggcaggcaggcaggcactgGTGAAGTGCTGATAACACAGCTTACTCTGTTGACAGTGAAGGAACGTGTGGGAAAAATTAGTTTACCTGCTCTCAGTAAATAGCCGCATCATGCCGGTAATTTCTTGCTATGGAGAGAACCAGTCTGGCTAGTGCCCTTTGATTTACGGAATTACGGGGCTACAAGGTGCACACGGCACAGCACGGTTTCGCGGACAGGCATGGGTCGCATACTCAAATGTCCCCGGTGTGCTACCGTCTGACTGTTGCCGTTGTCGGTGGTCTTGTGTCCGTCGTAAATTCCTTATGGGTTCTGTCTGATGCCGAACGTCGGAACGTGCCTTTTGATTTCGCCCGTGGCAAGGTTTTCTTTATCAATTGGCCTTACAAAATGGGTGTGTCAAGTGCCAATTGCCACAAGTACGATTCAAGAAGAACAACCAAGAAAGCAAGTTCACATGTAACATTTCCATGATCGAAATATTCTATTCGCAGCATTTTTACGCGGACGTACAAACGCAACGAGCAGTTGCAAGTTCGGCACAGGGGAAGAAAATGGGGGCTACCATACGCTGCTGCAGTACTGCGGAGCCTCTCCGGCGCTCTGCcccgaggcggccgcggccaccgcggcgcGGCAGAGCGGGCACGTCGAGTTGACGCGGAACCACGCCTCGATGCACTCCGCGTGGAACCCGTGCCCGCAGCCCGGCACCAGCCGCGTGGCGGCCTCACCGTCCCCGAGCTCCGCCAGGCACACCGCGCAGTCGACCTTCTCCGCGCCgaatcccgccgccgccacgcgcaCGAACACCGGGAGCGGCGACGACGTCGCCTTCGTCGTCGCGCGAGGCGTGCGGCGCGCCGCCTCCCCTGCCACGTAggccgccgccccgtcccgAGACGGGCATGACGGTGGCGGAGtggacgccgacgaggaggaggaggtagctGTAGCGGCAGCGCTGGAGGGACCGCCTCTGCGTTCGTGCTTCAGGCACTGCCAGATGAAGCGCCAGAAGAGGCAGAGCAGGATGAGGAAGACGCTGACGGCCGCGAGCGCCGTCGAGGCGCGGTTGGAGACGCCGGCGTGCCCGTGCGACGCCGGCGCTGGGGCAGTGCCACCGCCATCGGCGTCCATCGTCGTGTCTCGGCCCCTAGCAAGTTACACCGCGCGCTGCTGACAAACTAGCAGGTGGTCgatcgccgccacggcgcgtAAGCGGCGAGCTATTTAAGGGCGTGCCGTGTCGCGTGCGTGTAAGGCGTGTACCATACACTACGTTCCCGCTTCTTTAAGCAGGATAATCCTAATTGGTCCGCTCTAATCAGACTGATAGGTTCCCATTTACAGCATTAGATATAGATGTCTTCCGTCCATATCAGCCTATCAGGCGATCGAGAGTAGTTCATACCATATTGACTGCGTCCACGAATGATGCGTGCTCATCATGTGCCTCCACGCCGTTGGGTTGGAATAATCCTTTCATTCCTTGGCAATTAGACACAGAAACCATGAAATTAGGCTTCGGTGGTTGAGATAATTTTGTTTAATACTCGAGTAGTCCTAATATAATGCCAAAGTCGAAACAGCGATCCACCTAGCTGTAACCTTCGATCTAGCTAGC encodes the following:
- the LOC101756099 gene encoding E3 ubiquitin-protein ligase EL5 — protein: MDADGGGTAPAPASHGHAGVSNRASTALAAVSVFLILLCLFWRFIWQCLKHERRGGPSSAAATATSSSSSASTPPPSCPSRDGAAAYVAGEAARRTPRATTKATSSPLPVFVRVAAAGFGAEKVDCAVCLAELGDGEAATRLVPGCGHGFHAECIEAWFRVNSTCPLCRAAVAAAASGQSAGEAPQYCSSVW
- the LOC101784175 gene encoding sucrose synthase 4, whose product is MSAPKLDRTPSIRDRVEDTLHAHRNELVALLSKYVNKGTCILQPHHILDALDEVQGSEGRALAEGSFLDVLRSAQEAIVVPPFVAIAVRPRPGVWEYVRVNVHELSVEQLTIPEYLCFKEALVDGQHNDPYLLELDFEPFNVSVPRPNRSSSIGNGVQFLNRHLSSIMFRNRDCLEPLLDFLRGHRHKGHVMMLNDRIQSLGRLQSVLTKAEEHLSKLPADTPYSQFAYQFQEWGLEKGWGDTAEHILEMIHLLLDILQAPDPSTLETFLGRIPMIFNVVVVSPHGYFGQANVLGLPDTGGQIVYILDQVRALENEMVLRLKKQGLDVTPKILIVTRLIPDAKGTSCNQRLERISGTQHTYILRVPFRNENGILKKWISRFDVWPYLERFAEDAAGEIAAELQGTPDFIIGNYSDGNLVASLLSYKMGITQCNIAHALEKTKYPDSDIYWKKFDEKYHFSCQFTADIISMNNADFIITSTYQEIAGSKNTVGQYESHTAFTLPGLYRVVHGIDVFDPKFNIVSPGADMSIYFPHTEKAKRLTSFHGSIESLIYDPEQNDEHIGYLDDRSKPILFSMARLDRVKNITGLVEAFAKCSKLRELVNLVVVAGYNDVKKSKDREEIAEIEKMHELIKTYNLFGQFRWISAQTNRARNGELYRYIADTHGAFVQPAFYEAFGLTVVEAMTCGLPTFATLHGGPAEIIEHGISGFHIDPYHPDQAANLMADFFERSKQEPNHWVKISEAGLQRIYEKYTWKIYSERLMTLAGVYGFWKYVSKLERRETRRYLEMFYILKFRELVKTVPLAIDQPQ